GCATGTTCCGCCGAGCGTGAATTCGTGGCGTCACGACAAGCAATGTGAGATCTCTTTCCGGTTCTATAAGGCACACGAAGTCGATTGAAACGGAAAAATACTTTGTCTTACACGCTGAATTTCGTTACAAAAGTGTTCATGATGCGCCATTTATCGATGAGTAATTCACAAGCATAGTTCATAAAGTGATGCTTATTCGGTATGTGTCGCCGAGCGTGAATCTGTTGCGTCATCATATTGCAGACAAGAGCGcggacgtcacgttattttgagacagttgtaacggccacttcaactaatcgaggaaaataaatgtttcattaaaacttcaaatcgggatatttcttttcgaaaactcattttatgaacagccagataaataaaattCACTCTTCTGCTATTTTCTGCATTGTCCTAGGTGATTAGATGTGTTTtggggacgcttcgatttcctttTGAGATCACACGCGTCGTCACACGCAATGTAAATAGACAAAGTGATGTAtgaaatattatatattatataaatataaatataaatagacaaggccTGCAACTTCCAAGATCGCTCATGGCCGAGTGCCTTCAGAATTTAGCCAAATTTCTCTcacttccaaaggtcgctcGCTCCCAACCTTGGGCATGTAGAAAGTCAGTAATTTACTAGCATCGTGCCAAAAATCATAAAatttacacggctctgcaacctcaaaatcgTGCTCGATTTTTAAGCTTTGCTCAGGTTTTTGTTATTAGCAGATGATATGGACAGGAGCCATGCatcattgaatttgatcaagtaaaattagccaatcaaaaagcgcaGATTTTCCCCAAGAGGGCAAATTATAAATCATGCACTCTCGCGTGTTGTGAGCCTGTGGAGTCATGACAAACAAAATTATGACATCTCTGGTTCTACAAGGCGTGCAAAATcgattgaaaaggaaaaatactctgTTTAAAACACTGAATTTCTTTACTAAAGCGTTCATTGATGAGCAATTGTTTATTTTCAGTTACTTAAGTTAAACTTCAAGCGGAAAGAATACTTTGACATGCTGGCTTCAGTTCATCacgtttattaaaaagaaatttgCATAAAGTAGAGTCAATCAACCGgagatgcatttttttttttacgcttTCCGAGACAATATATACGTTGTGTgatcaatacacagccacgggcaagaaaaaaaatattttaaagagaaaaaacaagAGGTGGATTTTGTATAACTTGTGCCACCGATTatctttgacaaaaaaaaaacattgaacgAACTCAGATCTTCCAAAGAAGGTAAGTCTCCATGACAACAATAACAATGTGACCGCTTTTGCGAATACTCGTTTACAAGCGCGTTGATTCAAAAACAGTTTCAATGAAAAGAGCACTATGTCTGATGTTAATCACGGAGAAAGCGAAACTTGCGATGAATTACTTGATGAACTTAAGAAATTTCTTCAAGATGGTTGCGGATGTACTCTTGGTCCAAAGAACGGGCCTTGTTGCCGACAGTTTCCAGAAGAAACAGTTCTGTTTAATTTGAACAACTGCCTCGAACTGTCAAGTTTAGAGCTAGATTTGGTTATTTTAACAAGCATCCAGGCGTTCACTCGAAGTGAGTGTATTGGTGGCAAAAGGCGTCCTCGATGTACATTTTACTTCCAATCTAAAGCAATTTGTAAGGAAATGTTTTTGCACTTCTATGGAATAAGCTACTCGCGATTCCGACGCCTAAAAGAACACTACGAGCTGCGCGGTATTTCTCCGCGTCAACATGGGAACACTAAACGACTCCCGGAAAACACACTTCCCCAGGCAACCATTGAAGACGTTCACTCATTTTTAGCAAACTATGTGGAGGAGAACGCCATTGTTTTGCCTGGCAGGATACCTGGATTTAAAAGTGACGAAGTGAAGGTGCTCTCGTCATGTGAAACAAAGATCGGTGTTTGGCGAACGTACGAGGCAGCCTGTCGAGCTTCGAACAAACGATCAGTCGGCTCCTCCACATTTCTTCAAATGTGGGGACAATTTTATCCTGATGTGGTAGTTTCAAAACCAATGACAGATCTATGTGTAACTTGTCAGCAGAACACTAACAGACTTCAACGTGCAGCCAATCTTCcggaaagtgaaaaagaagaaCTACTCAGGGATCATCAGGATCACATCAAGTCTGCTCAACGTGAAAGAGAATTTTACAGGAGCTCTTGCACAAACTCTCAGGAAACATTAGACAACATCGGAGGCTATGCATTGTGTCACACAAACCGGAATGTTTGTTCACTGAAGGCGACGATACATTATTCTTTTGACTTTGCTCAGCAAGTCCACATCCCCAGCAATCCTATGCAACCGGGCCCTATTTACTTTAAAACTCCCCGAAAATGCGGAATATTTGGAGTGATGTGTGAGGCAATTCCACAGCAAGTCAACTTTTTAATTGACGAGGCTGCTACAACTGGAAAAGGAGCGAATGCGACCATTAGCTACGTccattattattttaaacatcACGGACTCGGAGAGACGGACGCACATCTCAACGCCGACAACTGCGCTGGCCAGaataaaaacaatttctttgtatGGTACCTAGCCTGGAGAATTATGATGAACCTCCATGACACAGTCCTGTACTCGTTCCTTATTGCTGGCCACACGAAATTTGGGCCAGATCGTTGCTTTGGGATGATTAAAAAATCATACAAAGTCACCTACGTATCGTCTATTTTCGAGATGGCGCGCCTGGTTGAAAACTCAAGCAGTATTGGGATCAACAAAGCCCAGCTCGTGGGAACTCACGATGGAAGAGTCATTGTTCCAGTGTACGACTGGACATCCTTTCTGGAACCGTTCTTTAAGAGAATCCCAAATATCAAGAAGTATCACCATTTCCGATTTTCAAAGGACAGTCCAGGAATGGTCTTCTGCAAAGAGTTAGTAACAAGTCCCGAACAGTCGTTTATGTTGTTGAAAGATCAAGTGAATCTACCTCCTCCCTCTGTTCTTCCACCTACGATCAGACCCGATGGTCTCTCACAAGAGCGTAAGAACTACCTGTTCCGGGAGATACGCCAATTTTGTAAACCTGGTACAGAGGACTTAGTGGCTCCCGCACCTTGAACAGTCGGAGCacttgtttgcctttttttttttttgttgacaaattttCACTTGCTTAATCGTGATTTTTTTTTGATAACATATGGATGACCACCATTATTTTAGGTAtctattcaaataaaaatatgttgtAGATTTTATAATCCATTATGATATTATCATGTCGTATCAATATATCAAGCCCCTCAACACTTTAACACCTTCAAGCAAACATTTGAGATTGTGATGTTCATAtcaatattttgatattatcatgataatttattgtaatattatcATGATACATCAAATTATCAAACCTCTGCAAACTTAGTCAGATGCTAGCAAACATTTGACATTATGATCATTGATATCTCTattttgacattatcatgagaTTGtaatattatcatgatatatcaatTTATCAAGCCCTTCAACACAACGATCGCGGattcgaaaaatattcatgaagagacGAGATAAATTAAATTTCTCGCCAACTTTTTCCTAACTGTTAGACTTTTTgtgtttgtctttaaataaaaagCACTCATACCGCGCAACTATGTTCAATGCCAGCCATGTTTAAAGTAAATGAGCATTGCTATAATCAAACATTCGGGCTTTATGGCTTAGAAACGTTGAATCATCGGtcagaattaaaaatattatggGATACATTtcgatcgca
The sequence above is a segment of the Montipora foliosa isolate CH-2021 chromosome 2, ASM3666993v2, whole genome shotgun sequence genome. Coding sequences within it:
- the LOC137993326 gene encoding uncharacterized protein: MSDVNHGESETCDELLDELKKFLQDGCGCTLGPKNGPCCRQFPEETVLFNLNNCLELSSLELDLVILTSIQAFTRSECIGGKRRPRCTFYFQSKAICKEMFLHFYGISYSRFRRLKEHYELRGISPRQHGNTKRLPENTLPQATIEDVHSFLANYVEENAIVLPGRIPGFKSDEVKVLSSCETKIGVWRTYEAACRASNKRSVGSSTFLQMWGQFYPDVVVSKPMTDLCVTCQQNTNRLQRAANLPESEKEELLRDHQDHIKSAQREREFYRSSCTNSQETLDNIGGYALCHTNRNVCSLKATIHYSFDFAQQVHIPSNPMQPGPIYFKTPRKCGIFGVMCEAIPQQVNFLIDEAATTGKGANATISYVHYYFKHHGLGETDAHLNADNCAGQNKNNFFVWYLAWRIMMNLHDTVLYSFLIAGHTKFGPDRCFGMIKKSYKVTYVSSIFEMARLVENSSSIGINKAQLVGTHDGRVIVPVYDWTSFLEPFFKRIPNIKKYHHFRFSKDSPGMVFCKELVTSPEQSFMLLKDQVNLPPPSVLPPTIRPDGLSQERKNYLFREIRQFCKPGTEDLVAPAP